From Bradyrhizobium sp. NDS-1, the proteins below share one genomic window:
- a CDS encoding sulfite exporter TauE/SafE family protein, with protein MSPADFLPKDVNLTIAAALCAVAFVSGTARGFSGFGSALIFMPLASSIAAPRLVAALLLVIDFIAAAPLLPDAWRKADRKATAVIVLGALVGVPVGTYFLSVLEPVTTRWIISCFVAALLLLLLSGWRYRGKDHAWLSVGIGSLSGFCSGLAQTGGPPIVGYWLGRPIAPIVARANIVLFFGASDFFSMVSYAATGLISRESLLLSLIVGPVYAAGVAFGASLFGRASERVFRGICYALIAMAVIAGLPVLDGLLR; from the coding sequence ATGAGTCCTGCTGACTTCCTTCCGAAGGACGTCAACCTCACGATCGCGGCGGCGCTCTGCGCCGTCGCTTTCGTTTCCGGCACCGCGCGCGGCTTTTCCGGCTTCGGCTCGGCGCTGATCTTCATGCCGCTGGCGAGCAGTATCGCGGCGCCGCGGCTGGTTGCCGCCCTGCTGCTCGTCATCGATTTCATCGCGGCCGCGCCGCTGCTGCCGGACGCATGGCGGAAGGCTGACCGCAAGGCCACCGCGGTGATCGTGCTGGGTGCGCTGGTCGGCGTCCCCGTCGGCACTTATTTCCTCAGCGTGCTCGAGCCCGTCACGACGCGCTGGATCATCTCCTGTTTCGTCGCCGCGCTGTTGCTTCTGCTGCTGTCGGGCTGGCGCTATCGCGGCAAGGACCACGCCTGGCTCTCGGTCGGCATCGGCAGCCTCTCTGGCTTCTGCAGTGGCCTCGCACAGACCGGCGGTCCGCCGATCGTCGGCTATTGGCTCGGCCGCCCCATCGCTCCGATCGTCGCCCGCGCCAATATCGTACTGTTCTTCGGCGCGTCGGATTTCTTCTCGATGGTCAGCTACGCGGCCACCGGCCTGATCTCGCGCGAGTCGCTGCTGCTATCGCTCATCGTCGGCCCGGTCTATGCGGCGGGTGTCGCGTTCGGAGCCTCGCTGTTCGGCCGGGCCAGCGAGCGGGTGTTTCGCGGCATCTGCTACGCGCTGATTGCGATGGCGGTGATTGCCGGGCTGCCGGTGCTGGACGGGCTGTTGCGATAA
- a CDS encoding flavin monoamine oxidase family protein, whose amino-acid sequence MTITRRGFLSASAVLAAMPVLRATAAPLPREADIAVIGAGAAGIAAARRIMATGRKVIVVEAAPQIGGRCITDSTTFDTPFDRGARWMHNPDTNPMIRLARSAGLDVLPAPSGQKMRIGRRNARAGETEQFLAALVRANRAIDEAARAKLDSSCASVLPKDLGDWAGTAEFMLGAGFAGKDLKELSAIDKGRAQDRNAAIACRQGLGTLITKLGEQAPMALSTPASRIAWSNRDVSVETQAGKIAARAVIVTVSTNVLISGAIKFTPDIPKRTLDAASKLGLGSYDRIMLQLPGNPLGLSRDDILIEQSNSTRTALMFANIGGSSLCSIDVGGAFGRDLSEQGEKAMASFAREWIAKLFGSEAASAVQKTSATRWNASPFVMGAMSAASPGGQLSRRVLAEPIGNVFLAGEATHETLWGTVDGAWESGERAADAALRKIGALKDDPADAPTQSTKKRRAPRQ is encoded by the coding sequence ATGACAATCACGCGCCGCGGTTTCCTTTCGGCGTCGGCGGTCCTTGCCGCGATGCCGGTCCTGCGGGCAACCGCCGCGCCGCTGCCGCGCGAGGCTGACATCGCCGTGATCGGAGCGGGGGCAGCCGGCATCGCTGCGGCGCGGCGTATCATGGCCACGGGCCGCAAGGTCATCGTGGTGGAGGCGGCGCCCCAGATCGGCGGCCGCTGCATCACCGACAGCACGACCTTCGACACGCCGTTCGACCGCGGCGCGCGCTGGATGCACAATCCCGACACCAATCCGATGATCCGGCTGGCGCGTAGCGCGGGGCTCGACGTGCTGCCGGCGCCGTCGGGCCAGAAGATGCGCATCGGCCGCCGCAACGCGCGCGCCGGCGAGACCGAGCAATTCCTGGCTGCGCTGGTGCGGGCCAACCGTGCCATCGACGAGGCCGCGCGGGCCAAGCTGGACAGCTCTTGCGCGTCCGTGCTGCCAAAGGATCTCGGCGACTGGGCGGGCACGGCCGAGTTCATGCTGGGCGCGGGCTTCGCCGGCAAGGACCTGAAGGAGCTGTCCGCCATCGACAAGGGACGTGCGCAGGATCGCAACGCGGCGATCGCCTGCCGTCAGGGCTTGGGCACGCTGATCACGAAGCTCGGCGAGCAGGCGCCGATGGCGCTGTCGACGCCCGCGAGCCGTATCGCCTGGAGCAACCGCGACGTCAGCGTGGAGACGCAGGCCGGCAAGATTGCCGCGCGCGCGGTCATCGTCACGGTCTCGACCAATGTGCTGATATCAGGCGCGATCAAGTTCACGCCCGACATCCCCAAGCGCACGCTGGATGCGGCGTCAAAACTCGGCCTCGGCAGCTACGATCGTATCATGCTGCAATTGCCGGGCAATCCGCTCGGTCTGTCGCGCGACGATATCCTGATCGAGCAGAGCAATTCGACGCGCACGGCGCTCATGTTCGCCAATATCGGGGGCTCCTCGCTCTGCTCCATCGACGTCGGCGGCGCGTTCGGCCGCGATCTCTCCGAGCAGGGCGAAAAGGCGATGGCGTCCTTCGCCAGGGAATGGATCGCGAAATTATTCGGCAGCGAGGCCGCTTCCGCCGTGCAGAAGACCAGCGCCACGCGCTGGAATGCCTCGCCTTTCGTGATGGGCGCCATGTCGGCGGCCTCCCCCGGCGGTCAACTCTCGCGAAGGGTCTTGGCGGAGCCGATAGGCAATGTGTTTCTCGCCGGCGAGGCAACCCATGAGACGCTGTGGGGCACTGTCGATGGCGCCTGGGAAAGCGGCGAACGAGCCGCGGATGCGGCCCTGCGCAAGATCGGCGCGCTCAAGGATGATCCGGCGGATGCACCGACGCAGTCGACGAAGAAGCGTAGGGCGCCGCGGCAATAG